One region of Paraburkholderia phymatum STM815 genomic DNA includes:
- the ttdB gene encoding L(+)-tartrate dehydratase subunit beta, with translation MKKVLTTPIKSEDLDDLNVGDVVYLTGRLVTCRDVAHRRLIEQGRQLPVDLEGGAIFHAGPIVRKKDDGSFEMVSIGPTTSMRMEKFEREFIEQTGVKLIVGKGGMGPETAAGCQEHKAVHAIFPGGCAVLAATLVEEIEDAQWQDLGMPETLWINRVKEFGPLIISIDTKGNNLIQQNKASFNEKKKPILERISKELSFIK, from the coding sequence GTGAAGAAGGTCCTTACAACGCCCATCAAGTCCGAAGACCTCGACGATCTCAATGTCGGCGACGTCGTCTATCTGACCGGCCGGCTCGTCACTTGCCGGGACGTCGCACATCGTCGACTGATCGAGCAAGGCAGACAATTGCCCGTCGATCTGGAAGGCGGCGCCATTTTTCATGCGGGCCCGATCGTTCGAAAGAAAGATGACGGCAGCTTCGAAATGGTTTCGATTGGCCCCACGACCAGCATGCGCATGGAAAAATTCGAGCGCGAATTCATTGAACAGACGGGCGTCAAACTGATCGTCGGCAAGGGGGGCATGGGTCCGGAGACGGCGGCCGGGTGTCAGGAACACAAGGCCGTGCACGCCATCTTTCCGGGCGGCTGCGCGGTCCTCGCGGCTACGCTGGTTGAGGAAATCGAAGACGCGCAATGGCAAGACCTCGGCATGCCGGAAACGCTCTGGATCAATCGCGTGAAGGAGTTTGGTCCGTTGATCATCTCGATCGACACCAAAGGCAATAACCTGATCCAGCAGAACAAAGCGTCCTTCAACGAAAAGAAAAAGCCGATCCTGGAGCGAATCAGCAAGGAACTGAGCTTCATCAAATGA
- a CDS encoding dicarboxylate/amino acid:cation symporter, translating to MKNRLTLTIAAGMVLGVLAGYACHTSLSDPATVKAVAGYFSIVTDIFLRLVKMIIAPLVFATLVSGLAGMDSGQDVGRIGLRSVGWFVCASLLSLSLGLVLANLLQPGAGLHLIESAGEVNTGLNTSALNVKDVITHAFPTSLLDAMARNDILQILIFSVFLGLALSALKRDERVKIVIQAIDGMVPVMLRLTNYVMRAAPLGVFGAIASAVTLRGIDVLYTYGKLIGSFYLGLALLWAILIGMGYLFLGRRIGTLLKCVREPAMIAFSTASSEAAYPRLTEQLERFGVDKKVVGFTLPLGYAFNLDGSMMYQAFAAIFIAQAFGVDMPVSQQIFMLLVLMLSSKGMASVPRGSVVVVAAVAPMFHLPAAGVAMVLAIDQILDMGRTMTNVIGNSVATAVIAKWEGARQPQSDDAHEFDHAEAAAK from the coding sequence ATGAAGAATCGCCTGACTCTGACTATCGCCGCCGGGATGGTGCTCGGCGTCCTTGCCGGCTATGCGTGTCACACGAGCTTGTCCGACCCTGCAACGGTAAAGGCCGTGGCGGGGTACTTCTCGATCGTGACGGACATCTTCCTGCGGCTCGTCAAGATGATCATTGCGCCGCTGGTCTTCGCGACGCTGGTATCCGGTCTCGCCGGCATGGACAGCGGTCAGGACGTGGGCCGGATAGGTCTGCGGTCGGTCGGGTGGTTCGTCTGCGCGTCTCTGCTGTCGCTGAGTCTCGGCCTCGTACTGGCCAATCTGCTACAGCCGGGCGCCGGATTGCATCTGATCGAGAGTGCGGGCGAGGTGAACACCGGCCTGAACACATCGGCGCTGAACGTCAAGGATGTCATCACGCACGCGTTTCCGACCAGCTTGCTGGACGCGATGGCACGCAACGACATCCTGCAGATACTTATCTTCTCCGTGTTTCTCGGGCTGGCACTCAGTGCACTGAAACGCGACGAGCGCGTGAAGATCGTCATCCAGGCGATCGACGGGATGGTGCCCGTCATGCTGCGTCTGACGAACTATGTGATGCGCGCCGCGCCGCTTGGTGTGTTCGGCGCGATTGCATCCGCTGTGACGTTGCGCGGCATCGACGTGCTGTACACCTACGGCAAGCTGATCGGTTCGTTCTACCTTGGGCTGGCGCTTCTGTGGGCGATCCTGATCGGCATGGGTTATCTCTTTCTGGGCCGCCGCATTGGAACGCTTCTGAAGTGCGTGCGCGAGCCGGCCATGATTGCGTTCTCGACTGCAAGCAGCGAGGCGGCGTATCCGCGCCTCACCGAACAACTGGAGCGCTTTGGCGTCGACAAGAAGGTGGTCGGCTTCACCTTGCCGCTCGGATACGCATTCAATCTGGACGGCTCGATGATGTACCAGGCCTTTGCCGCGATCTTTATCGCGCAGGCGTTCGGCGTCGACATGCCCGTCTCGCAGCAGATCTTCATGCTGCTGGTGCTGATGCTGAGCAGCAAGGGGATGGCGAGCGTACCGCGCGGCTCGGTGGTAGTGGTCGCGGCCGTGGCGCCGATGTTCCATCTGCCTGCTGCCGGCGTGGCGATGGTGCTGGCAATCGATCAGATCCTGGACATGGGGCGGACCATGACCAATGTTATCGGCAATAGCGTGGCGACGGCTGTCATTGCGAAATGGGAGGGCGCGCGCCAGCCGCAGTCCGACGACGCACACGAGTTCGATCACGCGGAGGCCGCAGCAAAATGA
- a CDS encoding helix-turn-helix domain-containing protein: MKRTLLNPQQLGQILRTARRGKGLSQAQAASRVGLSQSRLSALELNPDSITSEQLFALLAMYGLELSVQTRPASAVPSQEEW; encoded by the coding sequence ATGAAACGCACGTTGCTCAACCCGCAACAGCTTGGCCAGATCCTGCGCACCGCGCGGCGCGGCAAAGGGCTTTCGCAGGCCCAGGCCGCGTCGCGCGTCGGTCTCAGTCAGAGCCGGCTTTCGGCGCTCGAGCTCAATCCCGACTCCATCACGTCGGAACAACTGTTTGCGCTGCTGGCCATGTACGGCCTCGAACTGAGCGTGCAGACGCGGCCGGCCAGCGCTGTGCCGTCGCAGGAGGAGTGGTAA
- a CDS encoding type II toxin-antitoxin system HipA family toxin: MGRPSHARALSVWTNGLRVGTWRIPSRGDMELQYDRDWMASAAGRPLSLSLPFGIDDAPLRGERVRNYFDNLLPDSEAIRRRLATRFRTATTDAFDLLEAIGRDCVGAAQLLAEDARPEGFDRIDGMPMSDEAIEQMLARTVASGGPGAGGDNDDFRISLAGAQEKTALLRHNGKWMRPHGATPTTHIFKLPLGLVGNKKADWTTSVENEWLCLALCRAFGLPVPNADILTFGEQKVLAVERFDRRLHPSRKWILRLPQEDFCQVLGKPPHQRYEADGGPGMIDIAAVLRQSEQPDDDLATFLTAQILFWMLAAPDGHAKNFSIQLLPGGRYALTPLYDIMSIWPVEGDGGNQWSWHKAKLAMAVVGKNRHYLMKDIQRRNFNAMASRCFYGADAEPLIASLIEKTPVAIEQVAAELPAGFPQKVAKRIFDGLRASAERLAAMQPGI, translated from the coding sequence GTGGGCCGCCCGTCTCATGCGCGCGCGCTGTCGGTATGGACCAACGGTCTGCGTGTCGGCACCTGGCGCATTCCGTCGCGCGGCGACATGGAGCTTCAGTACGACCGCGACTGGATGGCGTCGGCCGCGGGACGGCCGTTGTCGCTGTCGCTGCCGTTCGGGATCGACGATGCGCCGTTGCGCGGCGAGCGCGTGCGCAACTATTTCGACAATCTGCTGCCCGACAGCGAAGCGATCCGTCGGCGTCTCGCCACGCGCTTCAGGACGGCCACCACCGACGCCTTCGATCTGCTCGAGGCCATCGGCCGCGACTGTGTGGGCGCTGCGCAGCTGCTTGCCGAAGACGCGCGGCCGGAAGGCTTCGACCGGATCGATGGCATGCCGATGTCGGACGAAGCGATCGAACAGATGCTCGCACGCACGGTCGCGTCGGGCGGTCCGGGCGCGGGCGGCGACAACGACGACTTTCGGATTTCGCTCGCGGGCGCACAGGAAAAGACCGCGCTGCTTCGTCACAACGGAAAGTGGATGCGTCCTCATGGCGCGACGCCGACCACGCACATCTTCAAGCTGCCGCTTGGGCTCGTGGGCAACAAGAAGGCAGACTGGACGACTTCCGTCGAAAACGAATGGCTCTGTCTCGCGCTCTGCAGGGCGTTTGGTCTGCCCGTGCCGAATGCCGATATCCTGACCTTCGGCGAGCAGAAAGTGCTGGCCGTCGAACGCTTCGACCGCCGGCTTCATCCTTCGCGCAAGTGGATTCTGCGGTTGCCGCAAGAGGACTTTTGCCAGGTGCTTGGCAAGCCGCCGCATCAACGGTATGAGGCGGATGGCGGACCCGGCATGATCGATATCGCCGCCGTGTTGCGTCAGTCGGAGCAGCCCGACGACGATCTCGCCACCTTCCTCACTGCGCAGATTCTGTTCTGGATGCTCGCTGCGCCGGACGGTCATGCGAAGAACTTCAGCATCCAGCTGTTGCCGGGCGGACGTTACGCTCTGACGCCGCTGTACGACATCATGTCGATCTGGCCTGTCGAAGGCGACGGCGGCAATCAATGGTCGTGGCACAAGGCGAAACTTGCGATGGCCGTGGTCGGCAAGAACCGGCACTATCTGATGAAGGACATCCAGCGCCGCAACTTCAACGCGATGGCGTCGCGCTGTTTCTATGGCGCCGATGCCGAGCCGCTGATTGCCAGTTTGATCGAAAAGACTCCCGTCGCTATCGAACAGGTTGCAGCAGAACTTCCTGCTGGCTTCCCTCAGAAGGTGGCGAAGCGGATCTTCGATGGACTCAGGGCCTCGGCGGAGCGCCTCGCCGCCATGCAGCCGGGTATCTGA
- the ttdA gene encoding L(+)-tartrate dehydratase subunit alpha, giving the protein MAKFTAYIGKRLPKDVKAKLSELRTMETNPLAKSIYDSMHGNQEAADKLNRPSCQDTGVIQYFVEAGAHFPLLGELEDILRGATEVATRLGPLRHNAVETFDEKNTGTNTGTQIPWLDWRIVPDKDSCTIDVYMAGGGCTLPGAAKVLMPGQGYEGVAEFVMDVITERGVNACPPLLVGVGVSTSVETAARLSKLAILRPVDSKSANPRAALMEELLEQGLNEVGIGPQGLTGNNSVMGVNIESSARHPSTIGVAINTGCWAHRRGKIKINADLSYEILSHEGVVL; this is encoded by the coding sequence ATGGCCAAATTCACGGCCTATATCGGCAAACGCCTGCCAAAGGACGTCAAAGCGAAATTATCCGAGTTGCGGACGATGGAAACGAATCCGCTGGCCAAGTCGATCTACGACTCGATGCACGGCAATCAGGAAGCTGCCGACAAACTGAATCGTCCAAGCTGCCAGGACACGGGTGTCATTCAGTATTTCGTCGAAGCAGGCGCACATTTTCCGCTGCTTGGGGAACTCGAAGACATTCTGCGCGGCGCTACCGAGGTCGCGACGAGGCTCGGACCTCTGCGTCACAACGCCGTCGAAACGTTCGATGAAAAGAACACCGGGACCAACACGGGCACGCAGATTCCCTGGCTGGACTGGCGCATCGTCCCCGACAAGGACAGCTGCACCATCGATGTTTACATGGCCGGCGGCGGATGCACGCTGCCCGGCGCAGCAAAGGTTCTGATGCCCGGCCAGGGCTATGAGGGCGTGGCCGAGTTCGTGATGGATGTCATCACCGAGCGCGGGGTGAATGCATGTCCGCCTCTGCTCGTCGGCGTGGGCGTGTCCACTTCTGTCGAAACGGCCGCCCGGCTTTCCAAGCTCGCTATCCTGCGGCCGGTCGATTCGAAGAGCGCAAACCCGCGCGCAGCCTTGATGGAGGAATTGCTCGAACAAGGGCTCAATGAAGTCGGCATTGGCCCTCAGGGCCTCACCGGAAACAACAGCGTGATGGGCGTCAATATCGAATCGTCAGCACGTCATCCGTCGACGATCGGTGTTGCGATCAACACTGGTTGTTGGGCTCATCGGCGCGGAAAGATCAAGATCAACGCCGACCTGTCGTACGAAATACTTTCCCATGAAGGAGTGGTGCTGTGA
- a CDS encoding ATP-binding response regulator — protein sequence MDHAVASARQPVNILVVDDLPQQHVVMRTVLEELGENVITVASGREALKAVLERAFAVILLDVNMPGMDGLETASLLRTYRRTARTPIIFVTAYIDESEMKRAYSLGAVDYISAPVVPEILRSKVKVFVEMHRMHHELLSRAEEREAIVRAEAGRAAAEQARQRADFLAAASHALTRSLEIDATLQRIAELACSELADTAFVAVRGIGEFSTGLTVKSARRNDGNAPDFAAFQSKALNRAFPAIDRFVHRLLHEEQVEVEPAVGECVSEAIEGAAFVEGVRRVSAFPLLTGNQKGVIVLCSSEAAMPAEQTTLCQEFVSRASIALENALLFSAIRDGDRRKNEFLAMLAHELRNPLAPIANAAAVMRSASEGDAQVLRWASEIVGTQVEHMVRIVEDLLDVSRIARGTVALRLTPVPLSIVIGRAVETSRPHLIRRSQTLICDEEAVDIIVNGDVVRLAQIVANLLNNASKFTPQGGHISLSTRFADGTATITVADDGQGIDAEFLPHVFELFAQADGSLHRSLGGLGIGLTLVRHLTELHGGSVRCKSDGLGKGSEFVVQLPGTVAERTMPALAPVVHLNRKAAIRVLVVDDLVASAESLEALLTIHGYIVRCAMDGATALQAASEMRPDVIVLDIGLPDMTGYELARYLRQDRACRDALIIALSGYGQEDNIRQAMEAGVDHYLVKPADLAVLLDLLSSRDEGQSYDGVAST from the coding sequence ATGGATCATGCAGTTGCTTCCGCGCGGCAGCCGGTCAACATTCTCGTGGTAGACGATCTGCCGCAACAGCATGTCGTGATGCGAACGGTCCTCGAAGAACTCGGGGAGAATGTCATTACCGTCGCATCGGGCCGCGAAGCGTTGAAAGCCGTACTCGAACGGGCCTTCGCAGTCATTCTGCTCGACGTGAACATGCCCGGCATGGACGGTCTCGAAACGGCGTCGCTGTTGCGAACCTATCGGCGCACGGCGCGAACACCGATCATTTTCGTGACTGCGTATATCGACGAATCGGAGATGAAGCGGGCCTATTCGCTGGGCGCCGTCGACTATATTTCCGCCCCTGTCGTGCCGGAAATCCTGCGCTCGAAGGTCAAGGTTTTCGTCGAAATGCACCGCATGCATCACGAGTTGTTGTCGCGGGCGGAGGAACGGGAAGCCATCGTTCGGGCGGAAGCCGGCCGCGCTGCCGCCGAGCAGGCGCGGCAACGCGCGGATTTTCTGGCGGCGGCGAGCCATGCGCTGACCCGTTCGCTCGAAATCGACGCGACGTTGCAGCGCATCGCGGAACTGGCGTGCAGCGAGCTGGCGGATACCGCCTTCGTCGCGGTGAGAGGCATCGGCGAATTCTCGACTGGGCTGACAGTGAAGTCAGCAAGACGAAACGATGGGAACGCGCCGGATTTCGCTGCCTTCCAGTCGAAGGCGCTCAACCGGGCGTTTCCTGCCATCGACCGATTCGTGCATCGATTGCTGCATGAAGAACAGGTGGAAGTCGAACCCGCCGTAGGCGAATGCGTCAGCGAAGCGATTGAAGGGGCAGCGTTCGTGGAGGGCGTGCGGCGCGTGAGTGCTTTTCCGTTGTTGACGGGCAACCAGAAGGGCGTGATCGTGCTTTGCTCGTCGGAGGCGGCCATGCCTGCCGAGCAGACGACGTTATGCCAGGAATTCGTCAGCCGTGCGTCCATCGCGCTGGAGAATGCGCTGTTGTTCTCGGCGATCCGCGACGGCGACAGACGCAAGAATGAGTTTCTCGCCATGCTTGCGCATGAATTGCGCAACCCGCTCGCGCCCATCGCAAACGCGGCCGCTGTCATGCGCAGTGCCAGCGAGGGCGATGCGCAAGTGTTGCGCTGGGCTAGCGAAATCGTCGGAACGCAGGTCGAGCACATGGTGCGCATCGTCGAGGATCTTCTCGACGTGTCGCGTATTGCGAGGGGGACGGTTGCGCTGCGTCTGACGCCTGTGCCGCTTTCCATCGTGATCGGCCGCGCCGTTGAAACCAGCCGGCCTCATTTGATACGCCGTTCGCAAACCTTGATCTGCGACGAAGAGGCCGTCGACATCATCGTCAATGGCGACGTCGTGCGGCTCGCGCAGATTGTCGCGAACCTGCTCAACAACGCGTCGAAGTTCACGCCGCAAGGCGGCCACATTTCGTTATCCACTCGCTTTGCGGACGGCACGGCGACCATTACCGTCGCCGACGACGGTCAAGGCATCGACGCTGAGTTTCTGCCGCATGTGTTCGAACTGTTTGCGCAGGCGGACGGCTCGTTGCACCGGTCGCTGGGCGGGCTCGGTATCGGTCTCACGCTCGTCAGGCATCTGACGGAACTCCACGGCGGGTCCGTGCGCTGCAAGAGCGACGGCCTGGGCAAGGGCTCGGAGTTCGTCGTGCAACTGCCGGGAACCGTGGCCGAGCGCACGATGCCGGCGCTTGCGCCCGTCGTGCATCTGAACCGAAAGGCGGCCATACGCGTGCTGGTGGTCGACGATCTCGTCGCATCGGCGGAAAGCCTCGAGGCGCTGCTGACGATACACGGGTACATCGTCAGATGCGCGATGGACGGCGCGACTGCGCTGCAGGCGGCCTCTGAGATGCGGCCGGATGTCATCGTGCTCGACATCGGACTGCCGGATATGACGGGGTATGAGCTGGCGAGATATCTACGTCAGGATCGCGCCTGTCGAGACGCGCTGATCATTGCGCTCAGCGGCTATGGTCAGGAAGACAACATCCGTCAGGCAATGGAGGCAGGCGTCGATCATTACCTGGTCAAGCCGGCGGACCTTGCAGTATTGCTCGATCTGCTGAGTTCGCGCGATGAAGGGCAAAGCTACGACGGGGTCGCGTCGACCTGA
- the cuyB gene encoding cysteate racemase produces MTPVIAERRRKYGIVGGLGPLASADVFFKLVQALPSSTDAGHADLIFQQHPFRSAGTGSAATTERKLYIFEMIRNFEKQGVTTVVLPCFLSHTFIDELKTNTSLHIVDMVDALRQHIRKRMPGARRIGFLASDFTREKHLFERYFMPPEFEVVYPRLRDGVDCVTEAVYGRDGIKGGNLRGRPVELLHGACADLIEQGVDVIVPGMTEIALVADEIRVLSVPLVDSNQVYAQQVVSGQYDSPSSVFKVGVVGGVGPAATIDFLNKVVRNTPATRDQDHIRLIVEQNPQIPDRTENLIGDGADPTVSLYATCKRLEEGDADIIAIPCNTAHAFVERIQPHLGIPIVNMLTETVRFVRESWPGYRDIGVLATSGTISSGVYEKALQSQGLRQVTPGEALQTRVMEAIYGNNGVKAGFTTGRCQEDIAAAVEGMIAEGVEIIILGCTELPLLLPLAEFIGKNGKRAWLVDPTNVLARRCIAHATAARESARAVSTNSLTLPA; encoded by the coding sequence ATGACGCCGGTAATCGCCGAACGCAGGCGCAAGTACGGTATCGTGGGCGGCCTCGGGCCGTTGGCAAGCGCGGACGTGTTTTTCAAGCTCGTGCAGGCGTTGCCATCGTCGACGGATGCCGGGCACGCCGACCTGATTTTCCAGCAGCATCCGTTTCGCAGCGCCGGCACGGGCAGTGCAGCGACGACAGAACGCAAGCTGTATATCTTCGAGATGATCCGCAATTTCGAAAAGCAGGGCGTGACGACAGTCGTGCTTCCCTGCTTCCTCAGTCATACGTTCATCGATGAACTGAAGACGAACACGAGCCTGCATATCGTAGACATGGTCGACGCGCTGCGCCAGCACATTCGCAAGCGGATGCCCGGCGCACGACGAATCGGCTTTCTTGCGTCGGATTTCACGCGAGAAAAGCATTTGTTCGAGCGTTATTTCATGCCGCCCGAGTTCGAGGTCGTCTACCCGCGCCTGCGTGATGGCGTCGATTGCGTGACGGAAGCCGTGTATGGCCGCGACGGCATCAAGGGCGGCAATTTGCGTGGCCGCCCAGTCGAACTGCTGCATGGGGCATGCGCCGATCTGATCGAGCAGGGCGTCGATGTCATCGTGCCCGGCATGACGGAGATCGCGCTTGTTGCCGATGAAATTCGCGTGCTCAGTGTGCCGCTGGTGGATTCCAATCAGGTGTATGCACAACAGGTCGTGTCGGGCCAGTATGACTCGCCTTCGAGCGTATTCAAGGTAGGGGTCGTGGGCGGCGTCGGTCCCGCTGCGACCATCGATTTCCTCAATAAGGTCGTGCGCAACACGCCGGCAACGCGGGACCAGGATCACATCAGGCTGATTGTCGAACAGAATCCACAGATTCCGGACCGCACTGAAAATCTGATAGGCGACGGGGCGGACCCGACTGTTTCGCTGTACGCGACGTGCAAGAGGCTGGAGGAAGGCGACGCGGACATCATCGCGATACCCTGCAACACCGCTCATGCGTTCGTCGAAAGAATCCAGCCGCACCTCGGCATACCGATCGTCAACATGCTGACTGAGACAGTGCGCTTCGTGCGCGAGTCGTGGCCGGGATATCGCGACATCGGCGTTCTTGCGACGTCGGGGACGATCTCGAGCGGCGTCTATGAAAAGGCGCTGCAATCGCAAGGTCTTCGCCAGGTTACGCCCGGTGAGGCGCTGCAAACGCGCGTGATGGAGGCCATCTACGGCAACAACGGCGTGAAGGCGGGATTCACGACGGGGCGGTGTCAGGAAGATATCGCCGCCGCGGTTGAAGGAATGATTGCCGAAGGCGTTGAGATCATCATTCTCGGCTGCACCGAACTTCCGCTTCTTCTGCCACTAGCCGAATTCATCGGCAAGAACGGCAAGCGTGCGTGGCTCGTGGATCCAACCAACGTCCTCGCCCGGCGCTGCATCGCCCATGCGACGGCAGCTCGGGAGTCTGCGCGCGCCGTATCCACGAACAGCCTGACCTTGCCCGCCTGA
- a CDS encoding LysR substrate-binding domain-containing protein: MEIKWIEDFIALAQYQSFSRAAEFRNVTQSGFSRRIQSLEQWVGAELIDRSSFPPVLTPAGQLFREVADDVLNKLFDTRAIIRTEQRIAGKSLQIAAGHTIALNFLPSWLKALAAHFGEVRARVVPTNVHDSILMLVNGNCELMFAYHHPELPLHLDPAKYEHVTVGIDTLMPATRPNQRSAPMYRLPGTAKQPLPHISYTDTSYFGRCLSLLLGRASSTPSLRLHYESDMAEVLKKLVMEGEGIAWLPRSAIAEELDNGELVPAGPSVWNLEIALRVYRDASNRNEFLDSLWQHLRAVSPVSG; the protein is encoded by the coding sequence ATGGAAATCAAGTGGATTGAGGATTTCATCGCCCTCGCTCAATACCAGAGCTTCTCGCGAGCAGCGGAATTCCGCAATGTGACTCAATCGGGATTCAGCCGGCGAATCCAGTCTTTAGAACAATGGGTCGGCGCCGAACTGATCGACCGCAGCAGTTTTCCCCCGGTCTTGACGCCTGCAGGTCAGCTGTTCCGTGAGGTAGCGGACGACGTCCTGAACAAGCTCTTCGATACGCGCGCGATCATCCGCACAGAGCAGCGCATTGCCGGCAAGAGTCTGCAGATTGCGGCCGGGCATACCATCGCGCTGAATTTTCTTCCCTCCTGGCTAAAGGCGCTTGCGGCTCACTTCGGAGAAGTGCGTGCGCGGGTGGTGCCGACCAACGTGCACGACTCGATTCTGATGCTCGTCAACGGCAACTGTGAGTTGATGTTTGCGTACCACCATCCCGAACTTCCCTTGCATCTCGACCCGGCGAAGTACGAGCATGTCACGGTAGGCATCGACACGCTCATGCCCGCGACGAGGCCGAATCAACGCTCCGCTCCGATGTACCGTCTGCCGGGCACCGCAAAACAGCCCTTGCCGCACATCTCTTATACGGACACGAGCTATTTCGGGCGGTGTCTTTCCCTGCTGCTTGGCCGGGCTTCGAGTACGCCTTCTCTGAGACTCCATTACGAATCGGACATGGCCGAAGTCCTCAAGAAGCTCGTGATGGAAGGCGAGGGCATTGCGTGGCTTCCCAGAAGTGCAATTGCGGAAGAACTCGATAACGGCGAGCTCGTTCCCGCGGGACCGTCCGTGTGGAACCTCGAAATCGCGTTGCGCGTCTATCGCGATGCGTCCAATCGCAATGAGTTTCTCGATTCACTCTGGCAGCACCTCCGCGCCGTTTCGCCTGTTTCCGGCTAG